In Thermocladium sp. ECH_B, a single window of DNA contains:
- a CDS encoding DNA methylase, whose product MASLLERGIPIGEVNEHSSVEKGPGRPPHWEMVFWWTRKPLAGARAVIAASLLPDDAYQNMGQFLSDLFPCRSEKKTVHSCNPSQRLIERLKGKRLLDPFAGFGSIPLEASRLGVEAVAVELLPTAYVFLKAILEYPRLFRDRLIEADGRTIKELGLEDAVKQLSGKREVSNSGRYKVPMLIYDVAKWGSWVINRLREDPVIRELYDADVYIGTWEVKCPVCGRYTPLVGNWWLARVKSGNGGYERLAWMEWQNGEIKIVDLNEQCRQQRPGSCNNLSAEVTTRGEEGGSVEWANQKFVVPIKNVDVRRETAQCLYCRAEINHRVVNGEVVKGNKKDSDWYVKWALRQWNENYEKYLRGEITLEELKQSPARPTLLVKIYVKDGDLQFKPATQQDTEKLWKATEELRKVWGDPDIPIEQITPYGNRYLFPILYGFNKWFKFFNPRQLLALIKLVKLIRQTGHAVEEEKLKESWNAEDARKYAEAITTYLAIALTNLADFNSLTTYWEPVWLGNKRTMAFRGIAMTWNWIDLWPLAGITGSLAKSLVNVTESLAYFAISFQTSYGNNRVILDDASELSRLEGERFDVIVTDPPYADDVPYSELSDFFYVWLKRALSDVENNELKPRFLPEAFFDEFGLEIPAQWQRFAPKEVSENEGRWKHFGLKATFAELLTRAFANCLRFLKEDGLLIIYYVAKKPEAWAALVDALWHENELELAAAYPVETESEESVVARGKASVLGGYVSAWRRRAVEKPLDLDAAREEALREVVARLEGRLKVLGERGGVIAGGVTAWIYSYLAALEYLTAHHPVRLGGVELDSDGLMKQAVTLAFEALLRSTGIRLVDPAAHAYLALRVMSNENGYVDSDTLSYVEKAVGLVHTDLVKLGLIRETETGGPRVARRKTFEVLAPHDDTVDEVKRVYSLQRGKSNVLDCFRQLQLNALVRAVVTCTPEVKEEALNLARAMVQLSKIGLLDKDGADAILSGSILGTEWWSQ is encoded by the coding sequence GTGGCATCTCTTTTGGAGCGTGGCATACCCATTGGTGAGGTTAATGAGCATTCAAGTGTTGAGAAGGGTCCTGGTAGGCCACCACATTGGGAGATGGTTTTCTGGTGGACTAGGAAGCCGCTTGCCGGCGCCAGAGCCGTAATAGCCGCATCGCTCCTACCTGATGATGCTTACCAAAACATGGGGCAGTTCCTAAGCGACCTATTCCCATGTAGGAGCGAAAAGAAGACCGTGCATAGTTGCAACCCATCACAACGCCTAATTGAGAGGCTTAAGGGGAAGAGGCTCCTCGACCCATTTGCCGGCTTTGGTTCAATACCGCTGGAGGCGTCTAGGCTTGGTGTTGAGGCTGTTGCCGTTGAGCTACTGCCAACAGCCTACGTATTCCTAAAGGCTATACTAGAATACCCAAGGCTCTTCAGGGATAGGCTAATTGAGGCTGATGGAAGGACCATAAAGGAATTGGGACTTGAGGATGCGGTCAAACAACTCAGCGGCAAGAGGGAGGTGAGCAATTCCGGCAGGTATAAGGTGCCTATGCTCATTTATGATGTTGCCAAGTGGGGCTCATGGGTAATCAACAGGCTCAGGGAGGATCCAGTGATTAGGGAGCTTTACGATGCTGATGTGTACATCGGTACGTGGGAGGTCAAGTGTCCAGTGTGCGGCAGGTACACGCCATTGGTTGGTAATTGGTGGTTGGCGAGGGTGAAGAGTGGCAATGGGGGCTATGAGAGGCTTGCCTGGATGGAGTGGCAAAACGGTGAAATCAAGATAGTTGACCTAAACGAACAATGCAGGCAGCAGAGGCCGGGGAGCTGCAATAACCTAAGCGCCGAGGTGACAACAAGAGGTGAGGAGGGTGGTTCCGTGGAGTGGGCGAACCAGAAGTTCGTTGTGCCGATAAAGAATGTGGATGTAAGGCGCGAGACCGCCCAGTGCCTGTACTGCAGGGCCGAGATAAATCACCGCGTAGTAAACGGGGAGGTGGTTAAGGGCAATAAGAAGGATAGTGATTGGTACGTGAAGTGGGCGCTCAGGCAGTGGAACGAGAATTACGAGAAGTACCTAAGGGGTGAGATCACGCTTGAGGAGTTGAAGCAATCACCAGCAAGGCCCACACTACTTGTTAAGATTTACGTCAAGGATGGAGACCTACAATTCAAACCAGCAACACAACAAGACACGGAGAAACTATGGAAAGCTACTGAGGAGCTAAGGAAGGTGTGGGGAGACCCGGACATACCAATTGAGCAAATTACGCCATATGGTAATAGATATCTATTTCCAATACTTTACGGCTTTAACAAATGGTTCAAGTTCTTTAACCCACGCCAGCTTCTCGCTCTAATCAAACTCGTCAAGTTGATTAGACAGACAGGGCATGCAGTTGAGGAAGAGAAGCTAAAGGAAAGTTGGAACGCTGAAGATGCGAGAAAATACGCAGAAGCAATAACAACGTATTTAGCAATCGCCTTAACAAATTTAGCAGATTTCAATTCTCTAACAACTTATTGGGAACCTGTTTGGTTAGGTAACAAGAGAACTATGGCATTCAGAGGAATTGCGATGACGTGGAATTGGATTGATTTATGGCCATTAGCTGGTATTACGGGTTCTTTAGCAAAAAGTCTTGTTAATGTTACTGAAAGTCTTGCTTATTTTGCAATTTCGTTTCAAACCTCTTATGGAAACAACCGTGTAATACTTGATGATGCTTCCGAGCTTTCTAGGCTTGAGGGTGAGAGGTTCGATGTAATAGTGACTGATCCGCCTTATGCTGATGATGTGCCGTATTCGGAGCTTAGTGATTTCTTCTATGTTTGGCTTAAGAGGGCTCTCAGTGATGTGGAAAATAATGAGTTAAAACCGCGCTTCCTGCCTGAGGCGTTTTTCGACGAGTTTGGCTTGGAGATACCGGCTCAGTGGCAGAGGTTTGCGCCTAAGGAGGTGAGTGAGAATGAGGGTCGGTGGAAGCACTTCGGTTTGAAGGCTACGTTTGCTGAGTTGTTAACGAGAGCTTTTGCCAATTGTCTGCGTTTCCTCAAGGAGGATGGGTTACTTATTATATATTACGTTGCTAAGAAGCCTGAGGCCTGGGCTGCGTTAGTTGATGCTTTATGGCATGAGAATGAGCTTGAACTTGCCGCTGCTTACCCAGTTGAGACCGAGAGTGAGGAGAGTGTTGTTGCTAGGGGTAAGGCTTCTGTATTAGGGGGCTATGTCTCGGCATGGAGAAGGCGAGCTGTGGAGAAGCCACTTGACTTAGATGCGGCCAGAGAGGAGGCGTTAAGGGAAGTCGTAGCGAGACTTGAGGGTAGGCTTAAGGTCTTGGGGGAAAGAGGCGGTGTAATTGCAGGCGGTGTAACTGCCTGGATTTACTCCTACTTAGCAGCTTTAGAGTACTTAACGGCTCACCACCCAGTACGGCTTGGTGGTGTGGAGCTTGATTCAGACGGTTTAATGAAGCAGGCTGTTACTCTTGCCTTTGAGGCACTACTGAGGAGCACTGGCATTAGATTAGTCGACCCAGCGGCTCATGCCTACTTGGCTCTTAGGGTTATGAGTAATGAGAATGGTTATGTAGATAGTGATACTTTATCATACGTTGAGAAGGCGGTTGGATTAGTGCACACTGACCTGGTTAAACTTGGCTTAATTAGGGAGACTGAGACCGGTGGGCCTAGGGTGGCTAGGCGTAAAACCTTTGAGGTATTGGCTCCGCATGATGATACTGTAGATGAGGTTAAGAGGGTTTATTCACTCCAACGTGGTAAGTCTAATGTGCTTGATTGCTTCAGGCAGCTTCAACTTAACGCCTTAGTTAGGGCTGTGGTTACATGTACCCCTGAGGTTAAGGAGGAGGCTCTTAACTTGGCTAGGGCGATGGTTCAACTTTCTAAAATAGGCTTACTCGATAAGGATGGTGCCGATGCGATACTTTCAGGGTCAATACTGGGTACTGAGTGGTGGTCGCAATGA
- a CDS encoding helicase, protein MVSLIDILRLAGKDLYKHQLDLVSDILWLPRPRFLLADDVGLGKTIQALLLVKVLMELNRVNNVLIIVPRSVLNQWSDELDEFEMQHYLIESPDYPLGYRVYLITLDRAKMVDYMNSLQKIQWDLVIIDEAHKIRLNRERENLAYLCNRANGCILLTATPHTGNEKDYRFLTSLVDNVVIRREKRDVEEYEGSRIFPRLNYWIVQVKATREESHALYEILNLLKRTNIEDIVRVVVEKRAMSSPLSFFTTLRRVVARGGCGEELEEGELDSCLSGVTGWRDLMDLASQYSSAADRKFDTLKRLLTDRLVGKKVLIFTEYATTAEYLFQRLMGELGNCRLIESSDGYARADCGDFGIMYATSRAREKIDVGAVASNLAESSKTAVFISTDMMSEGVNLQAFNVVVNYEVVWSPTKHVQRVGRIWRFGQKADSVLVIDMVLRTTLERDEYTMYLDLLEKLYEISLKALPPQSYGEFEVYEVGEEGVLRIMEVGSSVFLREDEVYNYSFKNRLEELRKRIEAILREREKIRWKPRQTVDEGLRIKLGYPPSADVEPGGGYYIVDVSYLVDDVEAYREKLLVRLPTPLSRSREVKEALIRESEVNWDSVEVDSGEVKKDETDAIETKVYTELWVDLRRYLNELDKYLKIGKPGHKTLSISRARIKGGVQTSVKYLEDFEDIVMREVNFSNLRQKTELTAADYAKRHLLSMGYKVIEDYRSVPRPFDMVVSRNGRLYTVEVKGRWFPRENWSRRYDEAVSFTANEIDWASRFPDRHIVCIVYISEGNPEVNCITFEEFQRMWVLETVRGLEYKYNARIKNREQQSTS, encoded by the coding sequence ATGGTTTCATTAATAGACATATTGAGGCTTGCTGGTAAGGACCTATATAAGCATCAGCTAGATCTTGTGTCGGATATACTGTGGCTTCCAAGGCCTAGGTTTTTGCTTGCTGACGATGTTGGTCTTGGTAAGACAATACAGGCCTTACTGCTCGTTAAGGTCTTGATGGAGTTGAATAGGGTTAATAATGTCCTCATAATAGTTCCCCGCTCAGTACTTAATCAATGGTCTGATGAATTGGACGAATTTGAGATGCAGCATTACCTAATTGAATCGCCGGACTACCCACTGGGTTATCGAGTCTACCTGATCACGCTTGATAGGGCTAAGATGGTTGATTACATGAATTCACTACAGAAAATACAGTGGGATTTGGTCATAATAGATGAGGCTCATAAGATTAGGTTGAATAGGGAGAGGGAGAATCTTGCGTACCTATGCAATAGGGCTAACGGCTGCATCCTACTAACCGCAACACCACACACCGGTAACGAGAAAGACTACAGGTTCCTCACATCACTCGTTGATAATGTTGTTATTAGGAGGGAGAAGAGGGATGTGGAGGAGTATGAGGGTAGTAGAATATTCCCAAGGTTAAATTACTGGATTGTGCAGGTGAAGGCTACTAGAGAGGAGTCCCACGCACTCTACGAGATCCTTAACCTACTTAAGAGGACTAACATTGAGGATATTGTCCGTGTAGTTGTTGAGAAGAGGGCCATGTCAAGCCCACTATCCTTCTTCACAACCCTTAGGAGGGTTGTTGCCAGGGGTGGGTGTGGGGAGGAGCTCGAGGAGGGTGAGTTGGACTCCTGCCTAAGTGGTGTGACTGGTTGGAGGGATTTAATGGACTTAGCCAGCCAATACTCCAGTGCTGCAGATAGGAAGTTTGATACACTTAAGAGGCTACTGACTGATAGGTTAGTTGGCAAGAAGGTCCTTATCTTCACTGAATACGCAACCACTGCGGAGTACCTATTTCAAAGGCTCATGGGTGAGTTGGGTAATTGTAGGCTTATTGAATCATCCGATGGCTATGCTAGGGCTGACTGTGGCGATTTCGGCATCATGTATGCCACGTCTAGGGCTAGGGAGAAGATTGATGTTGGTGCCGTTGCCTCAAACCTAGCTGAGTCATCTAAGACGGCGGTATTCATATCCACCGACATGATGTCTGAGGGTGTTAACCTACAGGCCTTTAACGTGGTTGTTAATTATGAAGTTGTTTGGAGCCCGACTAAGCATGTCCAGAGAGTTGGGAGGATTTGGAGGTTTGGTCAAAAGGCCGATTCAGTCTTGGTTATCGATATGGTGCTTAGGACAACGCTTGAACGTGATGAGTACACAATGTACCTAGACCTCCTGGAGAAATTATATGAAATCTCACTTAAGGCCCTACCACCCCAAAGTTACGGTGAATTTGAGGTGTATGAGGTTGGTGAGGAGGGTGTGTTGAGGATAATGGAGGTTGGTTCATCGGTATTCCTCAGGGAGGATGAGGTGTATAATTACTCATTTAAAAACCGCTTAGAGGAATTGCGTAAGAGGATTGAGGCCATATTGAGGGAGAGGGAGAAGATTAGGTGGAAGCCTAGGCAAACCGTTGATGAAGGGCTACGAATCAAGTTAGGCTACCCACCCAGTGCTGATGTTGAACCAGGTGGCGGCTACTATATAGTTGACGTATCCTACCTTGTGGATGATGTGGAGGCTTATAGGGAGAAGTTGCTGGTCCGCCTACCAACACCACTAAGCAGGAGTAGGGAGGTTAAGGAGGCTTTGATTAGGGAGAGTGAGGTTAATTGGGATAGTGTGGAGGTTGATAGTGGTGAGGTGAAGAAGGATGAGACCGATGCGATTGAGACGAAGGTTTACACTGAACTATGGGTTGACCTAAGGCGCTACCTTAATGAACTGGATAAGTACCTAAAGATAGGTAAGCCAGGGCACAAGACACTCAGCATAAGTAGGGCTAGGATTAAGGGGGGTGTGCAAACCTCGGTGAAGTACCTGGAGGATTTCGAGGATATAGTCATGAGGGAGGTTAATTTCAGCAACCTAAGGCAGAAGACTGAGCTGACGGCTGCGGACTACGCTAAGAGGCACCTCCTTAGTATGGGCTATAAGGTAATTGAGGATTATAGGAGTGTCCCTAGGCCTTTTGATATGGTTGTCTCCAGGAATGGTAGATTATACACCGTTGAGGTGAAGGGTAGGTGGTTTCCACGGGAAAATTGGAGTCGTAGGTATGACGAGGCGGTCTCATTCACGGCTAATGAGATTGATTGGGCATCGAGGTTCCCAGATAGGCACATTGTGTGCATAGTGTACATTAGCGAGGGGAACCCAGAAGTAAACTGCATAACCTTTGAGGAATTTCAAAGAATGTGGGTGCTTGAAACAGTCAGAGGACTTGAATACAAGTACAATGCCCGCATTAAAAACCGTGAACAACAATCAACGAGTTGA
- a CDS encoding radical SAM/SPASM domain-containing protein, with protein MLWLLLTTGACNLRCQYCGGSFESRVVPYKTAYDLDKLRSLMRSDPEPTVIFYGGEPLLNPGFIMRAMDSLPAARWGIQTNGFFVDLLPDRYWERMSVALLSIDGRREVTDANRGRGVYDRVSQSLRKLRRFKLKTIARMAVTNLTDIYVDVNHLLDLGFDQVHWQLDVIWGRKWDVWSWASANYLPGIRGLVNLFLTNLEKGRVLGIIPILGVLSAHFFEPYKASPCGAGYRSVAVSTDGRVLACPIAVREKWAVLGHVTSGFKLMEPELPEPCASCEYRRYCGGRCLYAIKENYWGKDAEKVDAITKETIKSILSIVPAVEQLIRDGVVAKESLKYDPVLDSTEVIP; from the coding sequence GTGCTTTGGCTCCTCTTGACGACGGGGGCATGTAATTTGCGGTGCCAGTACTGCGGTGGGTCCTTTGAGAGCAGGGTAGTTCCATATAAGACCGCTTATGACTTGGATAAGTTAAGGTCATTAATGCGAAGCGACCCGGAGCCCACGGTCATATTCTATGGTGGTGAGCCGCTCCTCAATCCTGGATTCATAATGAGGGCCATGGATTCCTTGCCAGCCGCACGATGGGGCATCCAAACCAATGGCTTCTTCGTGGACCTCCTCCCGGATAGGTATTGGGAGAGGATGTCGGTCGCATTATTATCAATTGATGGACGGCGAGAAGTAACTGACGCCAATAGGGGGAGGGGCGTATATGATAGGGTCTCCCAATCCCTCAGGAAGTTGAGGAGGTTTAAGCTAAAGACCATTGCCCGAATGGCCGTGACTAACCTAACGGATATATATGTTGACGTGAATCACTTGCTTGATTTGGGGTTTGATCAAGTTCATTGGCAGCTGGACGTGATTTGGGGCAGGAAATGGGACGTGTGGAGTTGGGCCTCCGCTAATTACCTCCCAGGCATAAGGGGCCTCGTTAACCTATTCCTAACTAACCTAGAGAAGGGGCGAGTCCTCGGCATAATACCAATACTTGGAGTGCTCAGCGCGCACTTCTTTGAGCCATATAAGGCATCCCCCTGCGGCGCCGGCTACCGCTCAGTGGCCGTCTCCACGGATGGGCGAGTGCTTGCGTGCCCCATAGCGGTTAGGGAGAAGTGGGCCGTCCTGGGCCACGTGACTTCCGGGTTCAAGTTAATGGAGCCAGAGCTCCCCGAGCCATGCGCATCCTGCGAGTATAGGCGGTACTGTGGGGGCAGGTGCCTCTACGCCATAAAGGAGAATTATTGGGGGAAGGATGCGGAGAAGGTTGATGCAATCACCAAGGAAACCATTAAATCAATACTAAGCATAGTGCCTGCAGTGGAGCAATTGATTAGGGATGGAGTGGTAGCTAAGGAGTCGCTCAAGTATGATCCAGTGCTGGACTCAACAGAGGTAATACCATAG